A genomic stretch from Cygnus atratus isolate AKBS03 ecotype Queensland, Australia chromosome 27, CAtr_DNAZoo_HiC_assembly, whole genome shotgun sequence includes:
- the LOC118256014 gene encoding disintegrin and metalloproteinase domain-containing protein 2-like, whose amino-acid sequence MRAALGLVALGLVVALGLPARGLGPGGAVPGQPRSPAQPRRRAPQRARAYSIPIAGTPRTVRLRQQVFLPEDLRIYTDGRGGLAKSELARVERDCFYDGYVEGFPGSLVALSTCSGLSGVLQLANTSYGIRPLEAAGGYQHLIYQMRNENVETQLLAENSSLAWAAEVSPEPWEGAGKEAVHRSPLYLEMHAVLDKALYDYMGADKGAVTAKIVQLFSYVNSMFTRLNLTIVLSSLEFWTEKNKIPTTGDAEELLQRFLQWKNIHRVLRLQDITFLFVYREQSPSVVASSAKKLCLKNHAGGVALYRSAMTLEAFSVVVAQLLGLSLGMVYDDPGSCHCAGAACIMQPSAVHSAGTKAFSSCSIRDFQRFLATGEGQCLLNRPTMDVSYKAPVCGNKVVEPGEACDCGSAEECRRDLCCTVGCKRRKGVQCLSGPCCWKCKFVKSGTLCRTSPEDECELKEYCNGTSGECTPNQWVMDGHPCSRNTAFCYRGVCQTADKQCQEIFGKGAKNGPLACYEEINGQRDRMGHCGSNHSGYQSCAWKNLQCGKLICEYPGNVPFTKEKAAVIYARVQNTLCVTLDYMKPPTERDPMLVKNGTVCGDHKICMKQKCVSAAVLNYNCDIKTKCNNHGVCNNKGTCHCHPGWKPPNCREKAERQGGSKDSPDPLKMWLLLTFCLFVPVLIGLILMVVKRKELRQCLSTEQLEIDEFEDKESTEEEGSMLDARQHSRRGL is encoded by the exons ATGCGGGCggcgctggggctggtggcgctggggctggtggtggcGCTGGGGCTGCCGGCGCGGGGCCTCGGCCCCGGGGGAGCGGTGCCCGGGCAGCCCCGGTCCCcggcgcagccccgccgccgagccccgcaGCGCGCCCGCGCCTACAGCATCCCCATCGCGGGCACCCCCCGCACCGTGCGCCTGCGGCAGCA AGTGTTCTTGCCAGAGGATCTCCGGATTTATACAGACGGCCGAGGGGGGCTGGCGAAATCCGAGCTTGCGCGTGTCGAG CGCGACTGCTTCTACGACGGCTACGTGGAGGGTTTCCCAGGATCGCTTGTGGCACTTAGCACTTGCTCTGGACTGAG CGGGGTCCTGCAGCTCGCAAATACCAGCTATGGGATCAGACCTTTGGAGGCTGCAGGTGGGTATCAGCACCTCATTTATCAAATGCGGAATGAAAATGTAGAGACGCAGCTGCTTGCAGAAAACAGCTCCCTTGCCTGGGCTGCAGAGGTGTCACCGGAGCCgtgggaaggagca GGCAAGGAAGCTGTCCACAGATCCCCACTATATCTGGAAATGCATGCAGTTTTGGACAAAGCTCTG TATGACTACATGGGAGCAGACAAGGGTGCCGTGACAGCCAAGATAGTCCAGCTTTTCAGCTACGTGAACAGC ATGTTTACACGCCTCAATCTGACGATAGTACTCTCTTCACTGGAGTTTtggacagaaaagaacaaaattcctACCACAGGAGATGCTGAGGAGTTGCTGCAGAgatttttgcagtggaaaaacaTACATCGTGTTTTGCGGCTACAGGACATAACGTTCTTATTCGT TTACAGGGAGCAGTCCCCTTCCGTGGTGGCATCTTCTGCGAAGAAGCTGTGTCTCAAGAACCATGCTGGAGGGGTTGCCTTG TACCGAAGCGCTATGACACTGGAGGCGTTCTCGGTTGTCGTGGCTcagctgctggggctcagcctGGGGATGGTGTATGACGACCCTGGGAGCTGTCACTGCGCGGGAGCCGCCTGCATAATGCAGCCCAGTGCGGT GCACTCGGCTGGCACCAAagccttcagcagctgcagcataAGAGACTTTCAGCGTTTTCTTGCCACTGGAGAAGGGCAGTGTCTGTTGAACAGGCCAACGATGGACGTGTCGTATAAAGCTCCTGTGTGTGGCAATAAAGTGGTGGAGCCAGGAGAGGCTTGTGACTGCGGCTCAGCAGAG GAGTGCCGGCGCGATCTGTGTTGTACTGTGGGGtgcaaaaggaggaaaggggtgCAGTGCCTGTCAGGACCGTGCTGCTGGAAGTGCAAG TTTGTGAAAAGTGGCACGTTGTGTAGAACCAGCCCCGAGGACGAGTGTGAGCTGAAGGAATATTGCAACGGCACCTCTGGGGAGTGCACGCCCAACCAGTGGGTGATGGACGGGCATCCCTGCAGCAGGAACACCGCCTTTTGCTACAGAGGAGTTTGTCAGACAGCTGACAAGCAGTGTCAGGAGATCTTCGGCAAAG GGGCCAAAAACGGACCCTTGGCCTGCTACGAGGAAATTAATGGCCAAAGGGACAGAATGGGACACTGCGGCTCCAATCACAGCGGGTACCAGAGCTGTGCATGGAA GAATCTCCAATGTGGGAAGCTCATCTGCGAATATCCAGGTAATGTGCCTTTCACCAAGGAGAAGGCTGCGGTGATTTATGCTCGGGTGCAGAACACGCTGTGCGTCACACTGGACTACATGAAGCCTCCCACGGAGAGGGACCCAATGCTGGTGAAGAATGGCACTGTCTGCGGCGACCACAAG ATCTGCATGAAACAGAAGTGTGTGTCTGCTGCTGTCTTGAACTATAATTGTGACATAAAGACAAAATGCAACAATCACGGG GTGTGCAATAACAAAGGGACTTGCCATTGCCATCCTGGCTGGAAGCCACCGAATTGCCgggagaaagcagagaggcagggagggagcaaagACAGCCCC GACCCGCTGAAGATGTGGCTGCTTCTCACCTTCTGCCTCTTTGTGCCCGTCCTCATAGGGCTCATCCTCATGGTGGTGAAGAGAAAGGAGCTGAGGCAGTGCCTCTCCACGGAGCAGCTGGAAATAGACGA GTTTGAAGATAAAGAAAGCActgaggaggaagggagcaTGTTGGATGCACGGCAGCATAGCAGGAGAGGACTTTAA
- the IDO2 gene encoding indoleamine 2,3-dioxygenase 2, whose amino-acid sequence MEAGDGKEETPLPSALSRFQLSEDYGFLLPNPLTELPAPYGPWMEIARELPQLIASHQLRSRVHQMPQLSTRHLRGREELYLAHLVLSFITMGYLWQEGEEGTVKVLPRHLAVPFWEVSQALGLPPILSHADFVLANWRRKDPSGPLEIENLDTIISLPGGESLRGFILVTFLVEKAAVPGIKAILQAIRAIRQLEEETLHQALQGLATAIGAMGKALQRMHDYVDPAVFYAVIRIFLSGWKDNPAMPDGLVYEGVSEEPMVYSGGSAAQSTVLHAFDEFLGIHHSQESTAFLHRMRDYMPPPHRDFIEEICQAPSLKQHVLCSGDTRLRAAFNRCVTALADFRSYHITIVTKYIAVAKAKAGRAEVGGWAGRPPAALEAKGTGGSHIFSFLKSVRDTTRDGLISA is encoded by the exons ATGGAGGCCGGCGATGGGAAGGAGGAGACCCCGCTGCCCTCGGCGCTGAGCCGGTTTCAGCTCTCGGAGGATTACGGCTTCCTGCTTCCCAACCCTCTG ACAGAGCTGCCGGCTCCCTACGGCCCGTGGATGGAGATCGCCCGCGAGCTGCCCCAGCTGATTGCGAGCCATCAGCTCCGCTCACGTGTTCACCAG ATGCCTCAGCTGAGCACGCGGCACCTCCGAGGGCGCGAGGAGCTGTACTTGGCCCATCTGGTGCTCAGCTTCATCACCATGGGCTACCTGTGGCAGGAGGGCGAGGAGGGCACCGTGAAG GTCCTGCCCCGCCACCTCGCCGTCCCCTTCTGGGAGGTCTCGCAGGCCCTCGGGCTCCCCCCCATCCTCAGCCACGCAGACTTTGTCTTGGCCAACTGGAGGAGGAAGGACCCCAGCGG TCCTCTGGAAATTGA GAACCTGGACACCATCATATCGCTGCCCGGGGGAGAGAGCCTGAGGGGGTTCATCCTCGTCACGTTCCTGGTGGAGAAGGCGGCCGTGCCTGGCATTAAG GCGATCCTTCAGGCCATTCGTGCCATCCGGCAGCTTGAGGAGGAGACCCTGCACCAAGCCCTGCAGGGGCTGGCGACGGCCATCGGAGCCATGGGCAAGGCTCTGCAGCGGATGCATG ATTATGTGGATCCAGCAGTGTTTTACGCCGTGATCCGGATCTTTCTCTCTGG CTGGAAGGACAACCCCGCGATGCCGGACGGGCTGGTGTACGAAGGGGTCTCCGAGGAGCCCATGGTGTACTCGGGAGGGAGCGCGGCACAGAGCACCGTCCTGCATGCTTTTGATGAGTTCTTGGGGATTCACCACAGCCAGGAAAGCA CCGCGTTCCTGCACAGGATGAGGGACTACATGCCCCCTCCCCACCGAGACTTCATAGAGGAGATCTGCCAGGCCCCCTCCCTGAAGCAGCACGTGCTCTGCTCCGGAGACACGCGGCTGCGTGCGGCATTCAACCGCTGCGTCACCGCACTGGCGGACTTCAGGTCCTACCACATCACCATCGTCACCAAGTACATCGCCGTGGCCAAAGCCAAGGCGGGGCGGGCGGAGGTGGGCGGCTGGGCTGGGAGGCCCCCGGCTGCACTGGAGGCCAAAGGGACCGGGGGGTCGCACATCTTCAGCTTCCTGAAGAGCGTCAGGGACACCACCAGGGACGGGCTGATAAGCGCCTGA